GAGTAAGTGGTTTTTTGTTGGTATCAAGAACTAGAACAAAATTAGACATTTAAATTTCACCTTTTCAGGGTAATGTTTGCTTCAACCTTGTTATCTGAGCTTGTTATGCTAAATACACTATCCTTGCGGATTGTTTAATAAGTAGCAACATGGCAGGGGACTAGCGAATCCCAAGGTGTTATGACCTAGATAACGTTTACTCATGTTTTGAGTGGTTTGGTTCACATAAACTACAGATTACTCCGTTTATTTATGCTCTCTGGCTAACTCTGCATTACTAAAAGACATGGGATGAGTCCAATCTGCCCAAGCTGGGGAAGCTAAGAGCCATACAGTAATTCCTAGAATAAATGCTAATCCTTGTTTCCAGAACATAATCAAGTATCTAATTGTTCTCTCTAGCTTACCGCATTTGAATTTCGGGACTGACAAATAAAAAACTATGACAAATTTTCTTGTGGGATGGGTGTCCCCACCCGTCCCCTAATCAGGGCGGGCAAGACTTGTACTGAGCGTAGTCGAAGTATGCCCTCCCCCACAATAATTTTATTTAGGTTTTCAATTTGTAGGTGTAATTCGGTGAGCCTTTCTATGTGTGAGTAAAATCACTTGCTATACTACTCATAGATTTGGCACAATCAAGCTAATAAATTCCAATCAATCTAGGACTGCCTAGTGAAAAGCCATGCCTACGACTGGTACAATCCTCCGTAATCACTATAAAATCATTAACCGACTGGGAAGTGGTGCATTTGGTGAGACCTATTTAGCAGCAGATATAGACTTACCCAACCATCCCAAGTGTGTAGTAAAACACCTCAAACCCAACTCCGACCCCGTAGTATTACAAACCGTTAGAAGATTATTTGATAGCGAAGCGAAGGTTTTATACCGTTTAGGCAATGATAGCGACCAGATACCGCGACTATTTGCCCACTTTGAAGAACAAGGGGAATTTTATTTAGTCCAAGAGTTTGTCGATGGGGAAGACTTAAGCAAAGAAATCAGTCCTGGTAAAAAGTTGAGTGAAACAGAAGTCACCAAACTATTACAAGAAATTTTGGAAGTATTAGCAGTAGTTCACAAAAAAAATATCATCCACCGCGACATCAAACCCGCAAACTTAATGCGTCGCCGTCAAGATAGGAAAATAGTGTTAATTGACTTTGGTGCAGTCAAAGAAATAAACACCGTGATGGTGAATAGCCAAGGTCAAACTAGTGTTAGCGTTGTCATTGGAACTAATGGCTATATGCCAAGTGAACAAACAGCCGGACAACCAAAATTATGCAGCGATGTTTACGCAGTGGGGATGTTGGGAATTTATGCTTTAACAGGGAGACAACCCCACGAACTACCAAAAGACCCCACTGATGGTGAAGTGATTTGGCGTAATTATGCAAATGTCAGTGACAAACTGGCAGGTGTTTTAAATAAGATGGTGAGTTATCACTTTCGAGATAGATATTTTTCAGCAGAGGTAGCATTGCAAGCCCTCCAGCCGTCACAGCCACCGCCACAGATAGCACCGAC
The window above is part of the Nodularia spumigena CCY9414 genome. Proteins encoded here:
- a CDS encoding serine/threonine-protein kinase, with the translated sequence MPTTGTILRNHYKIINRLGSGAFGETYLAADIDLPNHPKCVVKHLKPNSDPVVLQTVRRLFDSEAKVLYRLGNDSDQIPRLFAHFEEQGEFYLVQEFVDGEDLSKEISPGKKLSETEVTKLLQEILEVLAVVHKKNIIHRDIKPANLMRRRQDRKIVLIDFGAVKEINTVMVNSQGQTSVSVVIGTNGYMPSEQTAGQPKLCSDVYAVGMLGIYALTGRQPHELPKDPTDGEVIWRNYANVSDKLAGVLNKMVSYHFRDRYFSAEVALQALQPSQPPPQIAPTQLNPPSPQQLQPQPQRRQPPPQPTSDLSRRQV